Part of the Labilibaculum antarcticum genome, TGCTACAAAATTAGACGTGTCAGGTACTACGAAATCTGAAGATGTAACTGCAATAACACGTGATTCTAACATGACTGATGTTCCTGCGGCCACACTCCAATCATTTAGAAGAATTTTATTTAATTCTGCATTACTGTATTTTTTAGAGAAAACAGTCTTTCCCATTTCATAGGTTTTAGGTTCCGTGAAGTTATTCCCCTCCATATCCAATTGGACTGTATATGAAATAGAGGCACCTGTTCCTTCATTTGATCCTGGAGTCCAGCTAAGTTCAACAGAAGTTGAAGTGGCAAATTTCTGATTTAATTGAACTTCAGTTGCGGATGCTGATAGCTCAACAGGTTTTCCCATTTCAATAACAATGTCTTCATTCTCGTCACAAGACAACAAGAAAAAAGAAAATAGAATACTGATCAGAAGTGTAATAAAAATTCCGCCTTTATCAATTTTCCAATTGGGGATAAAACCCAGTGTTGTATATATATTTTTCATGTGTTTATAATTTGATTATAGAGTATACTGAAAACATCCACCATTCAAGTGATTCATTAAATAATATGACGTAATGAATTACAATAAACAATCAATAAAACCACTTGGTTAAAATTTATTCCAGTGGATGCTTCAAAAACAATATTCTTATAAAAAAGATTAGTTTGCTTAGTATCCGGAATTTTGCTCCAAATTTGGATTTGCATCAATCTCTTTCTGAGGAATGGGTAGTAATAAATGCTTTGAACCAGCATTCACTTTACCAATTGAGTGTAGGAAATCTAATCCGTACTGACCATTTTCTACTCGAACAAGATCAAACCATCTCTGTCCTTCAAAGGCCATTTCCATTCTTCGTTCATGCAGTACTTTGGTTAAAAAGGCTCCTTGTGAAAGACCTGAAATACGCAAAAGGCCTGCACGCAAACGCACCTCATTTAAAGGAACTTCAGCGGCGGTTGTTTGCCCTAAATTGTTCAAGGCTTCAGCTTTCATTAACAACACATCTGCATAGCGCAATACCGGGAAATTCATTGGACTGTTATCAGAGGTTGGCGAAATGGTTTTAGACACCAAAAATTTTCTTAAATTATAACCTGTTGTAGAATAAGCCATGTCATAATCCTGACCATCAAACTGAGGACAACCATCGTATAAAACCGTAACATCCTTTCGCTTATCACCAGCTTCATATGAGTCTATAAACTCCTGTGTTGGCTGGTTCCAACCCCATCCACCAGCAACCATATCTGAGTTACGCGGTCCGGTAAAAGTACTTAGCCAAGATGCCTGATTCTCATTCCCCCAAAAACCTTCGCCTGCATCATTTGTATATTGTATTTCAAACAATGATTCGACTGAATTTTTATTGTAAACATCATAACTATCTGCGTATGATGGGTTTAGCGAGTAGCCTAAGACTGATACATCATTACACAGGTCAACAGTTTTTTGCCACTCTCCCAATGTCAAATACACTTTAGCCAATAGGCCCGTCGCAGATCCTTTAGATGCACGACCTTTTTCTGCATCTGAGTAACTTTCACGAACTGGAAGCATGTTTTTTGCTTCCTCAAGATCATTGATTATTTGTTCATAAACCAGGCTTACTTTTGTTCGAACAGGTCGTAAATCATCACCCGGTGCTTGAGGCTCTAAAATCAAAGGAACATCACCAAACATTCGAGTAAGAATAAAATAGTATAATCCTCTCAAAAAGTGTGCTTCTCCCAGTATTTGGTCTTTTAGCTCTTCGTCGATATCCATTCCGGGAACATTTTGAAGTACTAAATTGCAACGAAGAATTCCTGGGGCAGGTCCTCGCCAAAGGTCTAAAACTCCTGGATTATCAGTTGCAGTAACAAAATTTGCCATATCCTGTGTCTCCCGGCCATCATCTCCACCACCGGCACCAACATTACTGTTTCCAGCCATAATATCAGTGGTCCACATTCTCATGTTGTATAATTTTGGCCACTGTAATGGTTGATAAGCACCATTTATTGCACCTAAAGCATCAGCTTCAGTCTGATAGAAATTTTCTGTATTAATTGAATCAAGAGGAGCTTTATCTAAAAAATCATCTCCACAAGCACTAACAAAAAGTGCCAGAATCAAAATTGGAATATATAGTATCTTTTTCATGTGTTTAGAATTTACTTAGATTAGAACCTTACGTTAACACCCATACTGATAGTTCTGGTAACGGGGTAAATGTTATGATCGATTCCATTAGCAGAAACCTCAGGATCAAAACCTTTGTATTTAGTAAATGTATAAAGGTTTGTTCCTGATACGTATAGTCGAAGCGACTCCAAACCAATTTGGGAAATAAGAGTTTTTGGCAAAGTATAACCAAGAGATATGTTTTTAATCCTAAGGTATGATCCATCTTCGATCCATCGGTCGGAAGCTCTGGTGTTTTTATTAGGATCATTGAATACAGCTCTAGGCATACTATTACTTGTATTTGGTCCGGTCCAGCGGTTAAGAGTTTCGGCACTTTGATTTACGGCTACGGCCATCCCCTCATTCCATATTCGATTGGCATTGAATATTTCATTCCCGTAAACACCCTGTAGAAAAATATTCAAATCAAATCCCTTGTAGCTAAAATAATTATTCATCGAAAAGATCAACTCTGGAGTTGGATTTCCCATATAAGTTCGGTCACTGTCATCAATAATACCATCACTGTTCAAATCTTTAAATCGAATATCTCCAGCAGAGGTTCTATTATATGGATCCAAGCCAGGAACTTGTTGCGCGTGAGCATCTACTTCTGCCTGCGTCTGGAATATTCCATCAGTAATAAAACCATAAAAAGCATTTACAGGATGGCCAGGTGCAATTCGTGATACAGCAAAATTAAAATCAAAACCATTTCCAGTAACCATTGGTATGGTATCGTTCAAATTTTTGACTTCATTCTTATTGTATGAAAAGTTAAAATCAGTATTCCAGATGAATTCGCCTTTCATATTGCGAGTTGAAACATTAACTTCAATTCCTTTGTTCTGAATTTTACCAGCATTGATATATGGTACATTGATGTCAGAGTAACCTGTTGAAATAGGCACCGACATTGGAACCAACATATCTTCCGTGTTTTTAATGTATCCGTCAATCGTAAGATTGACTCTTTGATTGAACAAAGTTGCATCCAACCCAATATTCGTTTGCTTCTGCGATTCCCACTGTACATTTGGATTTGGCATCATATCAGGTACAACAGCTGAAACAACATTGTTGTTAAAATTATATTTGTTCGTTTGGAATACCGACGCAAAGCTATAGTTTCCAATTGACTGATTTCCTGTAATACCATATCCTGCACGAAGTTTTAAATCATCAATAAGCTTCACATCCTTCAGAAAATTCTCCTCTGATAATCTCCATGCAACTGAAGCAGATGGGAATGTTCCCCACTTGTTATCAGAACCAAAACGTGATGAACCATCACGACGTATAGTCGCAGTCAGCATGTACTTATCAGAATACACGTAATTAAATCGTCCAATGTAGGACATCAATGACCACTCTGATGCATTCCCATTTACGGTTGGTTGAGAAATACCATTAGCCAATTGTTGGGTTTGATCACTTGCAAAATTTTGAATTGAACCATTGTGGAATTCAAATCGATTTTCCTGTGCACTGGTTCCTGCCATCAAGGTAATCCGGTGATCTACATTAATTATCTTGTTGTAGGTAATAGTATTGTCCCAGTTCCACGTAATGCTTTTATTTGATTGTTGGAATAGATAAGACTGTTCCTGTGGAGAAGGAAGCCAGTTGTATTGAGGCGACCATGTCCTGTCATCCCAGAAATTAGCTTGTAATCCCAGGTTCGTTTTAAATTTAAGGCCTTTAATAATATCAACTTCAGCAAATACAGAACCCAATAAATTATAACCTTTGGTAGTGGTCTCAACTAATTTTGCTTTACCAATTGGATTTGTTATATCACCATCCCACGATGGCCTTTCCTTCGGACCCGTATAAGTACCATCTTCATTAAAAATCGCCTGAGTAGGTAAAGCAAGCATCGTATTTTTAACACTATAATCTCCCTTGTATTTCTTATCGTGATTCAAGGTGATATTATTCCCAATTCTTATATTCTTAAGCACTTTAGACTCCAGGTTAAACTTTACAGTGTATCTCTTAAATCCGGTTTCAGTAACGATTCCTTTCTGATCTAAAATACTTCCAGACACATAATATTTAGTTTTATCATTACCCCCTGAAAAAGATAGTGAAAGATTATGCATTGATTCAGGACTAAATAACTTATCCAGCCAATCAGTTCCTTTCCCTAAAGATTCCGGGCTTGCATTAGCAGGATTTTTTGCCAAACCGGCATTATCCATCATTTCGTTATGCAGAGACGCAAATTGAGATGCATTTAAGACATCAACCATTTTAGTTGCTTCCTGAATTCCATAATTGTAATTTATATCTATGCTGCTTTTCCCTAAACGCCCCTTTTTGGTTGTAATAATGATCACTCCATTAGCACCTCGGGAACCATAAATAGCTGTTGCAGAAGCATCCTTTAAAATCTGAACAGACTCAATATCATTCATGTTTAATTGATTTAAACCGGAAGAGGTTGGAACATCATCAATTACTAACAATGGATTATTGTCGTTTATGGTACCAATACCTCTGATTCGGAATACGACATCGTTTCCGGGAACTCCTGAAGAAATAACTTGAACACCCGCAGCTTTTCCTTGTAATGCATCTCCGACACTTGCAACAGGAATGGATTGAAGCTGTTCGCTATTAACAGAAACAACAGATCCAGTTAAATCCCGTTTACGCTGACTACCATAACCGATTGCAACCACCTCGTTAAGACCAATAGTTTCCTCCTCTAAAATAATATTAATAGCTACTTCTGCATTCACTTTAACTTCCTGCGGAGAAAATCCTACAAAAGAAAATACAAGTAATTCTCCTTCTTCAACCACAATCGAAAAATTACCGTTAATATCTGTAATGGTTCCGATATCTTTACCTTTAATTACAACATTTACACCAGGTAGTGTAACACCATTTTTATCTGACACTTGTCCTGTAACTTTAACACCTTGTAAAGACTTAGAATCTTGTTCCAGTTTTGGGAGAAGAATTACAGTGTTATTTTTAGAGATATGATACTGAATATTTTCTCCTTCAAAGATTTGATCCAGAACACTCTTCACACTTTGCTCTTCAACTTGAACGGATACCTTTCGGGTAACATCGATTTGTTCTCTTTGATAGAAAAAACTGTATTCTGTTTTTTCTTCAATTTCACGAAGCACATCTGCAATTTCCTGGTCTTCAAGCTGCAAGGATACTTTTCCAACTTGTGAATAGACTGTTGCCGTAACATTTAGCATAAAAGCAAACATTAAAAAGATTGTGATCTTCATGACTAAGAAAAATTTTCGTCCCACTTTCCCCAAGGAAAAGTGAATACATGAGTTTTTTTTCATAATTTTAGGATGTTGAGTTAATACCTTTCCAGGTGTTACAGCACCTGAAGATTAATTTAATACTGGCCGGATGATGTTAGAGCATCTCCGGCTTTTTTTCTTGTTTAAGGTCCATTTCTCCAATTCATATTTAGCGGTTTTCTGGTATATTATTTTTTTTCAATAATTATTTTTTGTTCTTCTATCCGGTACTTTATGGGAAGAGTCGACTGAATTCGATTCAGCATTTCAAATATAGATTCATCTTTGATTGTTCCATCATAGTGATATTTGTTGATCGATGTATCTTTCACTTGAATTTCAACACCATATTTACGTTCCAGAATATCAGTTAACTCACTAAAGTTTTTATTAATAAAAATCAGTTTATTGTCTTTCCATGAGGAATACAATGAAGAGTTAACTTCTTTAATATCAATTTTTCGATCAAGCTTATTGTAAGAAATCTGCTCTCCTGGTTTAATCAAAATTGGTTGCTGTATAGAAAGTTCTTCTCCTGAAATAATTTCGATACTCCCTACCTCTAATGTTGTGGTAACATCCTTGTCATTTTCATATGCCTTAACATTGAATTCAGTACCCAAAACTTTCACATTATAATATGCTGTACTAACAACAAAAGGCTTATTCTGGTTCTTAGTGACGTTAAACCATGCCTCACCTGAAAGGAAAACCTCCCTGTTTCCATCTCCATGATCCATCCGATATTTTATCTCAGAACCTGCATTTAAATAAATTAGGGTACTATCTGGTAAATACACTTGAGAAATAGATCCTTTTGGTGCTACTATAGTAACAAAGGCCAAATCCGAATTTTGATTTAAAGGAGTAAAAATTGCTCCAACTATTAGTCCTATAGCTATGAGTGCCGCAATTGATGCAGCCCTTATTAAATAAATACGGTGTTTCTTGGATTTACTCTCTTTTTCTCTGGTTATGATCTTAAGCCAAAGCCTTTTGTACAATGAATTTAAATCGATCCCATCAGTATTTTCTTCGTCCATTTTCTCCAATTGACCGAATAAGGCATCAGAAATCTCATATTCCAATTCTGGCTTCCCAAAAAGGGATGATGCTTTTTCATGATCTTCATTCGAAGATATGTTTTGCTTTATTCGTCCAAATATATTGTTGTAATTTTCCTTCATGTCTAAATCATCGTTATAACAGTAATACAAACTCACTCACAAAACTACTCACACCAAAGTGAAAGTTTTTTTCGAAAAAGATATAAAACAAACAAAAACCTCCTCGCAAACATCTTACAAACAAGCCGTAATAGCATATTTGAATTGAAGTTTATTTCGGAAATTATCAGATTAAAGAATATTTATAATGAAAACTTATATCTTTCTATGAATAAAGAAACATCGTGCATGTAGTTTAAACAATCCTTAACTGTTAAGGAAAAATAGCAATAGCAAAAATACTGAGTTAGGTTTTAACTGTTCCCTGAGATAAGAGACAGAACGATAAATTTGATTTTCTACAGTTCTAAGAGAAATATTAAGATTTTTGGCTATTTCTTGATTTGAAAGGCCATCTTTTCTACTCATTAAAAATATATCTCTACGTTGAGCTGGCATTTTATCAATGTGCAGATTTAAAGAATCCACTAATTCATTGTATACAACATCATTCCATGTGAATTCATTATCCAGCGTAAAGTTATTTTTGACAAACTCATTATAGACTTGCTTGTAATTTTTCCTTTTGGATAAATTATAAATGCTATTAATCGCTATTTTAAAAATGTAAGCGCGAATATTCTGAGATTCATCAAGAGTTTCTCTTTTTTCCCAAAGCTTTAGGAAAACATCTTGAACTAATTCTTCCGCATCTGCATCTGATTTAAGATAAGATATGGCAAAACGATATATTCTAGGTGTATATCGATCAAATAGTTGCTTAAAGGCAAGCTGTGATCCATCTTTTAATTGAATCACTAGGGTTTGATCTTTAATGTCAGTGTTTGTAGTCAAATTTAGTGGCTTTGGGTACTACAAATATAAATCTTAATCGGAGCTTACCAAATATTAACTCATGACTTATTATTAAAATTATTAACCTTTCTACGTCTAAACACTTAATATCATTCACTTAAATAATGGTTAATTTAGTTTAAAAATTTCGCGTACTTGTCTGATCCTAAATTGCCAAGATCTTGAGCTAACTATTTTAAACATTTGAGATGTTCATAATAATAGGTTGGAAAGGTTTCAATAACATTTGTATCTCTGTTTTGAAGTTATTTCACATACTATGCTTGGAAAAGTGGTGCCATTTTGATTAAAAACAAGGTCTATTTATAGACAAATTTGATCGGATTATTGAAAATAACTGACACAATAGACACCCTCCAAGCATTTTTCGATCAATTTTGATTTTAGAATTTTAGAATTTTAGAATGAAGATGAAATGCGCGATGGGACATAATTAGAAAGAGATGACTTTCTCAGCGGGAATTATCGTTTTTTTAGATGCTTTTGCTTAAATTTGATACGGTTAAGTGACTTAACAAGCATTTTGATAAATCATTTAACATCAAAATAACCCAAATGCAACCAGCTGATAAACAGGATGTTGTAAAGTTTTATTGTTTCTTATTTGTTAGCCAAATAAGACAACACTCTACTTAATAAACATCTGATTACTTTCTGCATCGGTAAATAATAATTATTCTGATTAATTAAGTGCAATGGAAATAAACTGAATTACTAATAATTAAAGACCTTACTTATTTTCATTGTAATCTAGTTCTTGCTTTTAGTATAATTTGTTTTTTTTATTGCATCGAGAAATGCAATTTGCTTTAAATAAATTTGTAGAACCTTAAATTTCATTTAGCCAATAATACCCTTTTAAGTTTTAAAAAAATATCCTTGGTATTTTCATAAACGACTTTTGATATTTTTTTAAATTTAAACCTAAATTCATCCCTTTTATATTCAACCTTGCTTATTTCGCCTACAATTCGAATAAGTTCCTGAGCCATTAACTCGTACACATGTCTTTTGTAATGCCGGATGCTATGATTAATATCTTCATCATTTACAAACTTTCTCACATCTAACAAGAATGCATTGTCATGTTCAGCACAAAAATCATCCAATACTTTGTTTAGTATTTTGTGTCGATCTTGTGCCTTTCCGAATTCTGATGCATTGTTTTTCGGACTGCTTATTTCCGCTCCATTAATAAAAATGATTGGTTTGCTTATTTGACTCCTCAAACTCACCAAATTATTTCTGAGATCCTCAGGACTAATCTGTCCCTGAAATATAAAATCATGTTTAAAATCATCGTAAAAATCTCCATCCATACCTACAAAACCATGCCTTTTGCAACGTGAAACAAACTGTTCTTTCGTTTCATTTATAAAATCAGAATAACTTTCATAAGGTACAAGTGCATTGGTTCTTTTTGAGCTGTACAAATCCATTGTGTAGTCTACAAGCAGACTATATACCAGTACATCATACTCCTGTTCAAATACGCTGGTGGAAAAAATCGATTCATCCCAAAAAGGCAATTTATCAATTAGGAAGGACTTTGTAGTATCACTAACAATTCCCGATTGTAATAATATGAATGAATGAGCTTGTGGTACAGGATGATTATTTACATTCACAAAATTGAATTCCGACTGTAAGTTCAAATTCTTATAATTCAAATAATGCAGCATTTGATTCAGATCGCAAGCTCCTTTCAGTAATAAGCGAATAGATTTTGTTTCATTATTCTCATCAATAATCTGATTCCAATCCTCTGATACGATTATCCAATCAGGCTTAGGTTCTTT contains:
- a CDS encoding RagB/SusD family nutrient uptake outer membrane protein, which translates into the protein MKKILYIPILILALFVSACGDDFLDKAPLDSINTENFYQTEADALGAINGAYQPLQWPKLYNMRMWTTDIMAGNSNVGAGGGDDGRETQDMANFVTATDNPGVLDLWRGPAPGILRCNLVLQNVPGMDIDEELKDQILGEAHFLRGLYYFILTRMFGDVPLILEPQAPGDDLRPVRTKVSLVYEQIINDLEEAKNMLPVRESYSDAEKGRASKGSATGLLAKVYLTLGEWQKTVDLCNDVSVLGYSLNPSYADSYDVYNKNSVESLFEIQYTNDAGEGFWGNENQASWLSTFTGPRNSDMVAGGWGWNQPTQEFIDSYEAGDKRKDVTVLYDGCPQFDGQDYDMAYSTTGYNLRKFLVSKTISPTSDNSPMNFPVLRYADVLLMKAEALNNLGQTTAAEVPLNEVRLRAGLLRISGLSQGAFLTKVLHERRMEMAFEGQRWFDLVRVENGQYGLDFLHSIGKVNAGSKHLLLPIPQKEIDANPNLEQNSGY
- a CDS encoding TonB-dependent receptor — protein: MKITIFLMFAFMLNVTATVYSQVGKVSLQLEDQEIADVLREIEEKTEYSFFYQREQIDVTRKVSVQVEEQSVKSVLDQIFEGENIQYHISKNNTVILLPKLEQDSKSLQGVKVTGQVSDKNGVTLPGVNVVIKGKDIGTITDINGNFSIVVEEGELLVFSFVGFSPQEVKVNAEVAINIILEEETIGLNEVVAIGYGSQRKRDLTGSVVSVNSEQLQSIPVASVGDALQGKAAGVQVISSGVPGNDVVFRIRGIGTINDNNPLLVIDDVPTSSGLNQLNMNDIESVQILKDASATAIYGSRGANGVIIITTKKGRLGKSSIDINYNYGIQEATKMVDVLNASQFASLHNEMMDNAGLAKNPANASPESLGKGTDWLDKLFSPESMHNLSLSFSGGNDKTKYYVSGSILDQKGIVTETGFKRYTVKFNLESKVLKNIRIGNNITLNHDKKYKGDYSVKNTMLALPTQAIFNEDGTYTGPKERPSWDGDITNPIGKAKLVETTTKGYNLLGSVFAEVDIIKGLKFKTNLGLQANFWDDRTWSPQYNWLPSPQEQSYLFQQSNKSITWNWDNTITYNKIINVDHRITLMAGTSAQENRFEFHNGSIQNFASDQTQQLANGISQPTVNGNASEWSLMSYIGRFNYVYSDKYMLTATIRRDGSSRFGSDNKWGTFPSASVAWRLSEENFLKDVKLIDDLKLRAGYGITGNQSIGNYSFASVFQTNKYNFNNNVVSAVVPDMMPNPNVQWESQKQTNIGLDATLFNQRVNLTIDGYIKNTEDMLVPMSVPISTGYSDINVPYINAGKIQNKGIEVNVSTRNMKGEFIWNTDFNFSYNKNEVKNLNDTIPMVTGNGFDFNFAVSRIAPGHPVNAFYGFITDGIFQTQAEVDAHAQQVPGLDPYNRTSAGDIRFKDLNSDGIIDDSDRTYMGNPTPELIFSMNNYFSYKGFDLNIFLQGVYGNEIFNANRIWNEGMAVAVNQSAETLNRWTGPNTSNSMPRAVFNDPNKNTRASDRWIEDGSYLRIKNISLGYTLPKTLISQIGLESLRLYVSGTNLYTFTKYKGFDPEVSANGIDHNIYPVTRTISMGVNVRF
- a CDS encoding FecR family protein; this translates as MKENYNNIFGRIKQNISSNEDHEKASSLFGKPELEYEISDALFGQLEKMDEENTDGIDLNSLYKRLWLKIITREKESKSKKHRIYLIRAASIAALIAIGLIVGAIFTPLNQNSDLAFVTIVAPKGSISQVYLPDSTLIYLNAGSEIKYRMDHGDGNREVFLSGEAWFNVTKNQNKPFVVSTAYYNVKVLGTEFNVKAYENDKDVTTTLEVGSIEIISGEELSIQQPILIKPGEQISYNKLDRKIDIKEVNSSLYSSWKDNKLIFINKNFSELTDILERKYGVEIQVKDTSINKYHYDGTIKDESIFEMLNRIQSTLPIKYRIEEQKIIIEKK
- a CDS encoding RNA polymerase sigma-70 factor, with the protein product MTTNTDIKDQTLVIQLKDGSQLAFKQLFDRYTPRIYRFAISYLKSDADAEELVQDVFLKLWEKRETLDESQNIRAYIFKIAINSIYNLSKRKNYKQVYNEFVKNNFTLDNEFTWNDVVYNELVDSLNLHIDKMPAQRRDIFLMSRKDGLSNQEIAKNLNISLRTVENQIYRSVSYLREQLKPNSVFLLLLFFLNS
- a CDS encoding HAD-IIIC family phosphatase — protein: MDVVKLVIWDLDDTFWSGTLSEEEVTPIQFNIDLVKELVERGIMNSISSKNNQYEAKKKLQELGVWDYFIFPRINWQPKGKSVNSIIELAQLRPQNVLFLDDNHLNLKEVKFYNDAVWVEDPNFIFKITDHDAFIGKEDKEHSRLHYYRILEKKNQERTNYSDNKEFLQTSGIQLAFISEVLSGKGRIFELIQRTNQINYTKNRIAEHELDELLENTDYECKMVRVKDRFGEYGIVGFYALQLSTNRLEHFLFSCRAMNIGLEQFVYAHLNYPEIIRVGAVTAELTKEPKPDWIIVSEDWNQIIDENNETKSIRLLLKGACDLNQMLHYLNYKNLNLQSEFNFVNVNNHPVPQAHSFILLQSGIVSDTTKSFLIDKLPFWDESIFSTSVFEQEYDVLVYSLLVDYTMDLYSSKRTNALVPYESYSDFINETKEQFVSRCKRHGFVGMDGDFYDDFKHDFIFQGQISPEDLRNNLVSLRSQISKPIIFINGAEISSPKNNASEFGKAQDRHKILNKVLDDFCAEHDNAFLLDVRKFVNDEDINHSIRHYKRHVYELMAQELIRIVGEISKVEYKRDEFRFKFKKISKVVYENTKDIFLKLKRVLLAK